The [Clostridium] scindens ATCC 35704 nucleotide sequence ACATAATCGGATCCATTGAAAATTGCATTGCAACAAACGTCGCGAAACTTACGCCGCAAGTGGTGAGAAAAGACGCGCGCGGAATGGTTATCAAAGAAGACTATCTGGCCCGCCTTCTTTCCTTGCGTTGGGCGCCGGAGTTATCGACATTCGACGCACTGTATAAAATGGCCGCGACGCTGATCCGAAAATCAAACGCTTTCGCCGCAATCCTTTACAACGAAGATTTCACGAAAGTAAAACAGATCGTACCGCTGACAGTAACGACATTTCGGATCTACGAAGACGACGACGGAAATATTTTATTCCGCTTCGTGTGGGACTATGACGGGAAAACCTACGTTCTGCCATATCAGAGCGTGATCCATATCCGCGCAAGGTTCAATAAAAAAAGATTTATCGGAACGCCGCCGGATCAGTCGATCAAAACAACGCTTGAATTACTGGACGCGACGGGGCAGGCATTACGGAACACTGTAAAAAATTCCGCAAACCTGAAAGGGTACCTGAAATATAACAACTTCATTGACGAAGACGAACTGAAAACGAAGGTAAAAGAGTTTCAGGCGGCATACATGAGCGCCGACAACGACGGCGGCATGGCAGGAATTGACAATTCAATGGAGTTTCACGAAATCACGCAGAGAACGCCGAACATTCCAACACTTCAAAGCCAGTTTTTACGGGATAACTTATACCGCTATTACGGCGTGAGTGACGCGATCTTAATGTCGAAGTTCACGGAAAGCGAATGGAACGCCTTTTATGAAAGCGTGATCGAACCGATCGCACTTCAATTATCACTTGAATTTACATTCAAATTATTAACGGAGCGCGAAAGAGGGTTCGGAAACAAAATCATTTTCACTTCAAACCGGCTGCAATATGCGACGCTGCAGACGAGAGCCACAATCGGTTCCGTACTGTACGATCGCGGAATTATTACGATCAATGAGTACCGCGAATTACTGTATTATGAGCCGATCGAAGACGGCGACGTGCGAATGGTAAGCCTGAACTATGTAAAAGCAGACGATCAGAGCCTTTACCAGACGGGGCAGCAGGGCGAAGGAACCGGATCCGGCCCACCCGGAGAAGGCGAAGGGCAGCAGGCCGCGACGGCAATTCAGATCTTGAAAATGTTCGTCCCGGTAACTTTGAAAGGTGGTGAGAAGAAAGAATGGCAATAATCAAAGGTTTCACATTTAAGAACCTGACGGAAACAAGCGCGGAACTGTATTTTTACGGTGACATTGTTTCCGACTGGTGGGGAGCATGGCAGGACGAAGACCAGTACCCGGACGCAATCAAGAATTTTCTTTCGGAGCAGGAAGGAAAAGACCTGAATGTTTATGTAAATTCCGGCGGCGGTTCAGTTTTCGCCGGGATCGCAATTTACAATATGCTGAAACGACACGCGGCGAAAAACAATGTCAAAGTGTTCGTGGACGGCTTGGCCGGTTCGATCGCTTCGGTGCTTGCCTTCGCAGGAAGCGAAGCGCCGGAAATTCCGTCAAACGCCTTTTTAATGATCCATAACCCGTGGAGTTATTGCGAAGGAAATTCGGCAGATATGCGGAAAATGGCCGACGATCTGGACCAGATCAAGACCGGCATTTTGAACGTATACGCTGAACACCTGAAAGAAGGCGTCACAATAGACCAGATCAGCGCGTTAATGGACGCGGAAACATGGTTAAACGGGCAGCAGGCAGCGGAATATTTCGACATTAAAACGACGGAGCCGAAGGAATACGCTGCAGCGGTTGGGGACTACATCACGAAGGCAAAATGTAAGAACGTGCCGGAGAAGTTGAAGGCCAAAAAGCCGGATCCTGGTCCTGAAAACAGGCAGCAGGAAACGGACAAGGCAGCAGAAGAAAAGAGAAACGAGATCCGAAATCTCACAATCAAAGCATTTATGGAAGGAGAATAAAAACATGAAGTATGAAGAACTGGTAAAAATGGGCGTCAAAGACTTAAAAGCCAGACTGAAAGACCTGAACACGCAGGCACAGACGGCGAAAGGCGACGCACTGGACGCGCTTCTGGAAGAAGCGAACACGATCACCGGCATTTTAAACGACGTAAAGAGCCGCGAAAAGTTGGCCGGTATTGCTTCCGCAGCGGCCGGGGAGCCGGAGCCGGGAAGCGGAGAAAGCGCAGAGGAACCGAAGGACAAAGCGAGAGAGGAACGCGGCCAGAATTTAAAGAACGGAAAAACGGTCAAGTTTTCCGCGAAAGTGGCGCTTGTGGGCGCAAAGAACGCCATTTCCGTTACGCAGACCGTGACACCGCAGCACACAGCCGACGATCTGAAAGAAACCTTTAACGACGTTTCTTCACTGGTAGATCGTGTAAAAAGAGTTCCTTTGAACGGCGGCGAAACATACCAGAGGGGCTATGTTAAGTCTTACGGCGACGGGGCAGGACCGACCGCAGAAGGCGCAGACTACAACCCGACCGAACCGGTTTTCGGTTATGTGACTATCGAAAAGGAGAAGATCACAGCCTACACCGAAGAACCCGAAGAAATGGTAAAACTTCCGAACGCAGACTATGACGGCGTTGTGGAAGGTTCCGTTTCTAAAGCAATCAGGCGTTACATGGGCCGCCAGATCCTGATCGGCGACGGAACAACCGGAAAATTTAAAGGCATTTTCCACAATCCGACAAAGACGGAAGAACAGGTAATTGATCCGGAGACAGACATTGAACTGGAAGCCATTGACGACGGCACACTGGACGAAATTATTTATTCTTACGGCGGGGAAGAAGAAGTGGAAGCCGTTGCGGTGCTGATCCTGAACAAAAAGGACCTGAAAGCCTTCGCGAAACTTCGCGACAAGCAGGGCCGCAAGGTTTACACCATTGTAAACCATGGCAACACCGGAACGATCGACGGTGTACCGTTCATCATCAACAGCGCTTGCAAAGCGGTTGTGGACGCAGCAACGGCGGCCGGTGACTATGTAATGGCATACGGACCGTTGGAAAATTACGAAATGGCGATCTTTTCCGACATTGACGCCAGAAAGTCCACTGACTACAAATTCAAGCAGGGACAGATCGCATACCGCGCGGACATTTTCGCAGGCGGCGCCGTGGCGGCTTACAACGGCTTCGTGAGAGCGAAGAAAAAGGCTTCCGCGTAAGCAGTAAAGGAAAGGGCGGTTTTCAATGACGATTGACGAATTGAAGGCAGCGGCGAAGTTAAGGGCGCGGAAAATGTCTTCGGACGCACTGGACGAAGACGTTTACCGCCACTTGGACTTTGCGATCGCTGACCTAAAAAGAATAGGCGTGGCAGAAGAATTTCTGAAAAACCCGGAAGATCCGTTGATTATCGAAGCCGCCTTAACCTACGTCAAGGCAAATTATAGCATGGACAGCAACCACGAACGGTTAATGAACAACTATAACATGATCCTGACGAAGATCAAAGGCGGTGATTACAAATCGAAGCAATAATAACCCTGATTGATCCGGGGGAAACACGCGAAGAAGATACAAAAACGCCGGTTTATGCTTCTGTTTTCCCGATCGGCCGCGACGAATACGCAGCAGCGGGAGAAAAAGGCATGAAGGCCAGGTATATGTTTGAAGTTTACGCCAGTGAATACGCAGATCAAAGCGTCGTGCTTCATGGAAAAGAACGGCTGACGGTTTATAGAACATACGGACCGAAGGACAACGACAAGATCGAAGTTTACGCCGGTCAGAGGGTGGGGAATAGGTAATGGCAATTAGTGTTGATAGACTTGCGGCAGAATTGGCGCAGGGGCTTAGTGAATATTCGCAGGAAGTAGCCGACGGAATAAAAAAGGCTGCTGACGAAGTGGCAGACGAAGCCGTCAGAGAATTAAAAAGCACAAGCCCGGTTTTAACTGGTTCCTATGCGAAGGGGTGGACGAAATCGAAAGCCTACGAAAGCAAGAGCGCAAAGAGAAACACGGTCCACAACAAAACCGATTATCAATTAACGCACCTTCTGGAAAAAGGCCACGCAAGCCGGAACGGCGGCAGGGTTGCGGCGAAAGTGCATATTCGGCCGGTAGAAGAAAAAGCCGTGGCAAGTTTTGAAGAAAAAGTGAAAGGAGCGATCGAAAAGTGACAACCTTTGAAGATGTATTAAAGCGCGCCGAAGGCTTGGGCCTTCCGTTCGCTCACAATCAATTCATACCGACCAACAAAAACCCGGTACCGGATCCACCGTTTCTTGTGTGGCTATCTTCGGAGCAGCAGAGGGGCGACGACGCCAAAAACCGGATCCGGCAGATAGAAGGTTCATTGGAACTTTACACGGAGAAAAGGGAAGATCCGGCCCTTGAAAAGCGGATCGAAGAAGAAGTGTTGTTTGACGTGGAATTTCGGAAGTATCAGGCACAGATCCCCGGAGAAGACACGCTACAAACGGCCTATGATTTCACAATCACTCAAAAGAAATGAAAGGAGAATAGAGCATGGAAAGAATTATTCTTGGAAGCGCAGACGTATATATTCAGGCTTTCGACGGTAAGACGGTTCCGGCGACAGCGGATATTTGCGTAAAAGAAAACTTAATGGCTTACATTTCCGGCGGCGCGTCCGCGGAGTATAAGCCGTCTTTTTATACGGCGAAGGACGACACCGGAAATAAGAGAAAAACGATCATCACCGAAGAAGAAGTAACCCTGAAAACGGGAATTATGACTTTCGACGGAAACAAGTTCAAATATCTTTGTGACACGGCCCGCGTAACGGAAGACAAGACGAAAAAGCGCAGGATCGTAAAGATCGGCGGTATCAACAACAGGCAGGGCAGCCGTTACGTTATTTGTCTTCACCACAAAGATCCGGTGGACGGCGATATTTGGGTTTTGATCGTCGGAAACAATCAGGCGGGCTTCGCTATTTCCTTCGAGAAGGACAAAGAAACCGTTATTGACGAAGAAATAACGGCCCTTCCTATGGACGACGAAGGAACGCTTTTACTGTACGAAGAAGAAATGACAGACGAAGAAGCGGCAGCAGGCGGCACAGAGGGAACACCGTAATAACACAACAACCAGAAACGGCAGGGCGGCGCCTTGCCGTTAGTTGGTAGAAAGGAAATTACACAATGGCAAATATGAGTTTTGATTTTAACAAGGTAAACCGTTCGTTTATGACAACTACTTTAAAAGACGGCCGAAAACTGATCGTGAAAATGCCTATGAAAAAGACGTTTGAAAAAATGTCAGCGCTGCAGGAAGTGGACATAGACGGAATGACGATTGACGACGCCATGGACACTTTGGGCGGCCTTTGTGCTGAAATTCTTTCCCACAATATGACGGGCGAAAGAGTGACAACGCAGGAAATAACGGACAATTACGACACCGAAGAAATGGAAGCCCTGATCGACGCCTATATGGAATTTGCGGGCGGCGTAAAGAATAACCCAAATTAAAGATCCCCTTCTACCCCGGAAAGGACGAAGAAGGGGTTTACTACAAAACCAAAACACGGGGCGAAAAACTGGTGATTGACTACACCGGTTTAAATATATGGGAAGTGCAAGAACTGGATCTTGATCTATACCTTTTCTTCATGCGCGAAGCGTTTATACACGAAATGAACCAGACGGAGCAGGGCAGGGAATACCTTGCGAATTGTTGGAGAATTTCGCAAACAGAACCGGACCGAAAGGCCATTCGCGAGAAGTTCAAACGAAGGGGCGGTGAATAGCAAGTGGCAGGAAGCACGATAAAGGGAATTACAATCGAAATCGGCGGCGACACAACGAAACTTGACAAAGCGTTGTCGGGAGTAAATAAGCAGTCGCGCGATATTCAGAAAGAATTAAAAGAAGTCGAAAAGGCCCTGAAACTAGATCCGAAAAATACGGAGTTATTGGCGCAAAAACAAACCCTTCTGAAAGAAGCAGTTTCGGCCACTTCTGAAAAACTGGACGTTTTGAAGAAGGCAGAAGAACAGGTGCAGCAGCAGTTTGAGCGCGGCGAAGTATCGGAAGAACAGTACAGAGCATTACAAAGAGAAGTTATAAAGACCGAAGCAGAGTTGAAAAACCTGAAAGAAGCGGCAGAAAGCGGAAATTCCGCGCTTGAAAAAGTGGGAGAAGCAGCCGGGAAAATCGGGGAGAAATCAACCGCGCTTGGGAAGAAACTTCTTCCGGTAACGGCAGCAATTACCGGGATCGGAACGGCAAGTATCGCGGCATTTAACGAACTTGACGCCGGGTACGATACGATCATAACAAAAACGGGCGCTTCCGGGGAAGCATTGGAAGGGATGCAGGATAGCATGGACAACGTGTTTTCTTCGCTGCCGATAGAAGCAGAAGCGGCCGGAATTGCCATTGGTGAAGTAAATACACGTTTCGGAGCAACGGGAAAGACACTGGAAGATCTTTCGACAAAGTTTATTCAGTTCGCGGAAATCAACGGAACCGACTTAAACGGAGCGATAGACAGTGTGGACGCCATTATGACGAAATTCGGCGTTGACGCTTCACAGACCGGAAATGTTCTTGGCCTTCTCACAAAGGCAGGGCAGGACACCGGCATTTCCATGGACACGCTGCAAAATTCTTTACAGACAAACGGCGCCACATTAAAGGAAATGGGGCTTGACCTCACTTCTTCCGTGAATTTACTTGCACAATTTGAAGCAAACGGCGTTGACGCTTCGGCGGCACTTGCGGGGCTGAAAAAGGCGCAGCAGAACGCGACGGCAGAGGGGAAAACCCTTGAAGAAGCGTTGGGAACGACCATTGAAAGTATAAAGAACGCAGGAAGTGAAACGGAAGCCCTGCAGATTGCAACGGAGTTATTCGGCAAGAAGGGCGCCGCAGAAATGACGCAGGCGATCAGAGAAGGCCGCTTGTCGGTTGACGATCTGGCCGGTTCACTGGAAGATTACGGAACCGTAGTTGAAGACACATTCAACGCGACATTGGATCCACCGGATAAAGCAAAAGTCGCATTGAACAATTTGAAAGTAGCAGGCGCAGATCTTGGCAATGTTTTAATGTCAAGCGTGGCGCCGATATTAGACCGGGTTGTGGAAAAGGTAAAAACCTTCACAACATGGTTTAAAAATTTAAACCAGTCACAGAAAGAAACGATCGTAAAAGTGGCAGCCCTTGTGGCGGCGCTTGGACCGGCGTTAATCGCTTTCGGGAAACTTAGTACCGGAGTATCAAAAGCAATTTCGACATTCAGTAAAATTTCGGGCGTGTTTAAGACCGCAGGAACGGCCGGGAAGGGCTTATGGGCCATTTTATCGGCGAACCCGATCGGGGCGATTGTGGCGGCCGTGGCGGCCCTTGTGGCCGGTTTTGTGCTTAT carries:
- a CDS encoding phage tail tape measure protein; protein product: MAGSTIKGITIEIGGDTTKLDKALSGVNKQSRDIQKELKEVEKALKLDPKNTELLAQKQTLLKEAVSATSEKLDVLKKAEEQVQQQFERGEVSEEQYRALQREVIKTEAELKNLKEAAESGNSALEKVGEAAGKIGEKSTALGKKLLPVTAAITGIGTASIAAFNELDAGYDTIITKTGASGEALEGMQDSMDNVFSSLPIEAEAAGIAIGEVNTRFGATGKTLEDLSTKFIQFAEINGTDLNGAIDSVDAIMTKFGVDASQTGNVLGLLTKAGQDTGISMDTLQNSLQTNGATLKEMGLDLTSSVNLLAQFEANGVDASAALAGLKKAQQNATAEGKTLEEALGTTIESIKNAGSETEALQIATELFGKKGAAEMTQAIREGRLSVDDLAGSLEDYGTVVEDTFNATLDPPDKAKVALNNLKVAGADLGNVLMSSVAPILDRVVEKVKTFTTWFKNLNQSQKETIVKVAALVAALGPALIAFGKLSTGVSKAISTFSKISGVFKTAGTAGKGLWAILSANPIGAIVAAVAALVAGFVLMYNKCDWFREMVNDAFAEIKKAVSETIEKIKPILQQLGESFKNLMEKLRPVFEFFTTYVMAVIKGALAALKPIISAVQNAIEFISNIISAFMALFQGDFDSFGQYIMAALQNAIDFVKNIISAVVNFVVSFFETFGVDVKQIFTDIWNGIVSIFTGVGQWFADRFTEAYTNITNIFKGIGQWFSDRWTDIKTALSTVATWFLTMFQNAYTNVKNVFSAIGQWFGARWTDIKNALSTVATWFQTMFQNAYTNVKNVFSAIGQWFGARWTDIKNALSTVATWFQTMFQNAYTNVKNVFSGIGQWFNARYTDIKNVFSTVGSWFQTKFNEAYTNIKNVFSNIGSFFSGIWSTIKGIFANVGTNIGNAIGGAFKSAMNSALATVENVVNKAIGFINGAIDVINKLPGVSVGHVGSVSLPRLAKGGILKNGQAIMAEAGPELIQMVNGEAVVTPLTRSARNTALDAAAGQQGRSFVQNVNITSPKALTPYETARQTRNATRNMVLQLQGGA
- a CDS encoding HK97 gp10 family phage protein, with translation MAISVDRLAAELAQGLSEYSQEVADGIKKAADEVADEAVRELKSTSPVLTGSYAKGWTKSKAYESKSAKRNTVHNKTDYQLTHLLEKGHASRNGGRVAAKVHIRPVEEKAVASFEEKVKGAIEK
- a CDS encoding head maturation protease, ClpP-related translates to MAIIKGFTFKNLTETSAELYFYGDIVSDWWGAWQDEDQYPDAIKNFLSEQEGKDLNVYVNSGGGSVFAGIAIYNMLKRHAAKNNVKVFVDGLAGSIASVLAFAGSEAPEIPSNAFLMIHNPWSYCEGNSADMRKMADDLDQIKTGILNVYAEHLKEGVTIDQISALMDAETWLNGQQAAEYFDIKTTEPKEYAAAVGDYITKAKCKNVPEKLKAKKPDPGPENRQQETDKAAEEKRNEIRNLTIKAFMEGE
- a CDS encoding phage portal protein, which encodes MKTTGIIKDFLNFRRYKYRPLFAIRGEYSAGGDLDESDIIGSIENCIATNVAKLTPQVVRKDARGMVIKEDYLARLLSLRWAPELSTFDALYKMAATLIRKSNAFAAILYNEDFTKVKQIVPLTVTTFRIYEDDDGNILFRFVWDYDGKTYVLPYQSVIHIRARFNKKRFIGTPPDQSIKTTLELLDATGQALRNTVKNSANLKGYLKYNNFIDEDELKTKVKEFQAAYMSADNDGGMAGIDNSMEFHEITQRTPNIPTLQSQFLRDNLYRYYGVSDAILMSKFTESEWNAFYESVIEPIALQLSLEFTFKLLTERERGFGNKIIFTSNRLQYATLQTRATIGSVLYDRGIITINEYRELLYYEPIEDGDVRMVSLNYVKADDQSLYQTGQQGEGTGSGPPGEGEGQQAATAIQILKMFVPVTLKGGEKKEWQ
- a CDS encoding phage major capsid protein encodes the protein MKYEELVKMGVKDLKARLKDLNTQAQTAKGDALDALLEEANTITGILNDVKSREKLAGIASAAAGEPEPGSGESAEEPKDKAREERGQNLKNGKTVKFSAKVALVGAKNAISVTQTVTPQHTADDLKETFNDVSSLVDRVKRVPLNGGETYQRGYVKSYGDGAGPTAEGADYNPTEPVFGYVTIEKEKITAYTEEPEEMVKLPNADYDGVVEGSVSKAIRRYMGRQILIGDGTTGKFKGIFHNPTKTEEQVIDPETDIELEAIDDGTLDEIIYSYGGEEEVEAVAVLILNKKDLKAFAKLRDKQGRKVYTIVNHGNTGTIDGVPFIINSACKAVVDAATAAGDYVMAYGPLENYEMAIFSDIDARKSTDYKFKQGQIAYRADIFAGGAVAAYNGFVRAKKKASA